In Candidatus Methylomirabilota bacterium, one genomic interval encodes:
- a CDS encoding enoyl-CoA hydratase-related protein yields the protein MPRDYKDVLYETRNHVARITINRPKQYNAFTGDTIKELTLAFEEANVDDEVGVVVLTGAGDKAFCAGGDVNWEKEGGLERQVLEPYMLHVTVSRCSKPVIARVNGYSIGGGNHLAYFCDFTIAADHAVFGQNGPRVGSPAGGPIVNYLAHVIGQKRAREMWMLCRRYTAKQALDWGLANAVVPLAELDAEVGRWCEELLALSPTCLRILKASFVAEFDHVLGQGDAVRRLTITPEFWKEEQQEGARAFLEKRKPDFSRFRKRRA from the coding sequence GTGCCGCGTGACTACAAGGACGTCCTGTACGAGACCCGGAACCACGTCGCTCGGATCACCATCAACCGGCCCAAGCAGTACAACGCGTTCACGGGCGACACGATCAAGGAGCTGACGCTGGCGTTCGAAGAGGCCAACGTCGACGACGAGGTGGGCGTGGTCGTGCTCACGGGCGCCGGCGATAAGGCCTTCTGCGCGGGCGGCGACGTCAACTGGGAAAAGGAAGGCGGGCTCGAGCGGCAGGTGCTCGAGCCGTACATGCTCCACGTGACCGTGTCGCGCTGCTCCAAGCCTGTCATCGCGCGGGTGAACGGCTACTCGATCGGCGGCGGCAACCACTTGGCATACTTCTGCGACTTCACGATCGCCGCCGACCACGCGGTGTTCGGCCAGAACGGCCCGCGCGTGGGCAGCCCCGCCGGGGGGCCGATCGTGAACTATCTGGCGCATGTGATCGGGCAGAAGCGGGCCCGGGAGATGTGGATGCTCTGCCGGCGCTACACGGCGAAGCAGGCGCTGGACTGGGGCCTCGCCAACGCGGTGGTGCCGCTGGCCGAGCTCGACGCCGAGGTCGGGCGCTGGTGCGAGGAGCTGCTGGCGCTCTCACCCACCTGCCTCCGGATTCTCAAGGCGTCGTTCGTCGCCGAGTTCGACCACGTTCTCGGGCAGGGGGATGCGGTCCGGCGCCTGACCATCACACCGGAGTTCTGGAAGGAAGAGCAGCAGGAAGGCGCGCGGGCGTTTCTCGAGAAGCGGAAGCCCGACTTTTCCCGTTTCCGCAAGAGGAGGGCGTGA
- a CDS encoding thiamine pyrophosphate-requiring protein, whose amino-acid sequence MQKRAAVESTAEAYLELLAARGVEYLFANAGTDFAPLIEAYAKRDAQGQAAPRPITVPHEVPAVAMAHGYAMVSGRPQAVMVHVIVGAGNAVGGIINAARSNVPMLMSAGRNPITEAGHSGSRDRPIHWAQESFDPAAMVREFVKWDYELRSASDLETVVDRALTLAQAEPQGPVYLTLPREVLAERRETIEYADPARMAKPAALVPAPEAVAEAAQLLASARNPIIIVKAAGRDPGAVAALVALAEALGAPVFDQFHTYVNFPQDHPLHAGFDATAHLEEADAILVVESDVPWLPHLKRPRAEARIVHLGVDPLFSRYPLRGFPMDVALAGTPRLTLLALRDAVARCVDAAAVAERLKRWEGEHARQRDAAAARARAAEADSPIDMAWLSRCVGDLVDDRTIVVNEYDLDATQACFRIPGTYFAAPPSGGLGWGLGAALGAKLAAPDKTLICCVGDGAYIFGAPTAAHFVSRAYNLPVLFVVFNNRTWNAVKRAVQSFAHDGWAVRTGSMPLTALEPAPDYELVCQASGGHGERVEDPAQLPDVLRRALRILKEEKRQVLLNVICKKP is encoded by the coding sequence ATGCAGAAGCGAGCGGCAGTCGAGAGCACCGCTGAAGCCTATCTGGAGCTCCTCGCCGCGCGCGGCGTCGAGTACCTCTTCGCCAACGCCGGGACGGACTTCGCGCCGCTCATCGAAGCGTACGCCAAGCGCGACGCCCAGGGTCAGGCGGCCCCGCGGCCGATTACCGTCCCGCACGAGGTGCCCGCCGTCGCGATGGCCCACGGCTACGCGATGGTCTCGGGACGGCCCCAGGCGGTCATGGTCCACGTGATCGTGGGCGCGGGCAACGCCGTCGGCGGCATCATCAACGCCGCGCGCTCCAACGTGCCGATGCTCATGAGCGCCGGACGGAACCCCATCACGGAGGCCGGACATTCCGGCAGCCGCGACCGGCCCATCCACTGGGCGCAGGAGTCCTTCGACCCGGCGGCGATGGTCCGCGAGTTCGTCAAGTGGGACTACGAACTCAGGAGCGCTTCCGATCTCGAGACCGTGGTGGACCGGGCGCTGACGTTGGCGCAGGCCGAGCCTCAAGGGCCGGTCTACCTCACTCTGCCCCGCGAAGTGCTGGCGGAGCGCCGGGAGACGATCGAGTACGCCGATCCCGCCCGCATGGCGAAGCCTGCCGCGCTGGTGCCGGCTCCGGAAGCCGTGGCCGAGGCCGCGCAGCTTCTCGCGTCAGCGCGGAACCCGATCATCATCGTCAAGGCGGCGGGCCGCGATCCAGGCGCCGTTGCCGCTCTCGTGGCGCTGGCCGAGGCGCTCGGCGCGCCGGTCTTCGACCAGTTCCATACCTACGTCAACTTCCCCCAGGACCACCCGCTCCACGCCGGCTTCGATGCCACGGCCCATCTCGAGGAGGCCGACGCGATCCTCGTCGTCGAGTCCGACGTGCCGTGGCTCCCGCACCTGAAGCGGCCGCGAGCGGAAGCGCGGATCGTCCACCTCGGTGTAGACCCGCTCTTCTCCCGCTACCCGCTCCGAGGCTTCCCGATGGACGTAGCCCTCGCGGGGACTCCGCGCCTCACCCTCCTGGCGCTCCGCGACGCCGTCGCGCGCTGCGTGGACGCCGCCGCCGTCGCGGAGCGCCTGAAGCGCTGGGAGGGCGAGCACGCCCGCCAGCGTGATGCCGCGGCGGCGCGGGCGCGCGCCGCGGAGGCCGACTCGCCCATCGACATGGCGTGGCTCTCGCGCTGCGTGGGCGATCTCGTGGATGACCGGACCATCGTGGTCAACGAGTACGACCTCGACGCGACACAGGCGTGCTTCCGGATACCTGGAACCTATTTCGCCGCTCCGCCGTCGGGCGGGCTCGGCTGGGGACTCGGCGCCGCGCTCGGGGCCAAGCTGGCGGCGCCCGACAAGACGCTGATCTGCTGCGTCGGCGACGGCGCTTACATCTTCGGCGCGCCCACCGCCGCTCACTTCGTGTCTCGCGCGTACAATCTCCCCGTCCTGTTCGTCGTCTTCAACAACCGCACCTGGAACGCGGTCAAGCGCGCCGTCCAGTCCTTTGCCCACGACGGCTGGGCCGTCAGGACCGGCTCCATGCCGCTGACCGCGCTCGAGCCGGCGCCCGACTACGAGCTGGTGTGCCAGGCCTCGGGCGGCCACGGCGAGCGGGTCGAGGACCCGGCGCAGCTCCCCGACGTGCTCAGGCGAGCGCTGCGCATCCTCAAGGAAGAGAAGCGCCAGGTTCTCCTCAACGTGATCTGCAAGAAGCCGTGA
- a CDS encoding NAD(P)-dependent oxidoreductase has product MKIFATGPSGPTEELDPLLQAGHEVIIGRPLDQPGRKAYTEAELIEGARGVDVILASHLETVSRSVLEAAPDLRLVIVPFIGTDKINLAAASRLGILVANSPTPENFIAVAEATIGLILMLLKRVKHNEAKLRRGELAQRQDRGEFLFGKTVGLVGLGRVGSHVARRLRNWDVRLLAADPYVPVPHAEALGATLVDLATLLGESDIVSLHASLTDETRGLIGEKELRRMKPGALLVNTARGEMADEEAVARALGEGWIAGAAIDAFVKEPLGPGNPLRGVDPERLILTPHNVSHSEAGRRANLRLAFEQILAAGRGEAPVHCVNPEAIPRWRIRR; this is encoded by the coding sequence ATGAAGATCTTCGCCACGGGACCGAGCGGCCCGACCGAAGAGCTCGATCCGCTACTCCAAGCCGGCCACGAGGTCATCATCGGCCGCCCGCTCGACCAGCCCGGCCGGAAGGCCTACACGGAAGCGGAGCTGATCGAGGGCGCCCGCGGCGTTGACGTCATCCTCGCTTCACACCTCGAGACCGTCAGCCGCAGCGTCCTCGAAGCCGCGCCGGACCTCCGGCTCGTCATCGTGCCCTTTATCGGAACGGACAAGATCAACCTCGCCGCGGCCTCGAGACTCGGCATCCTCGTCGCCAACAGCCCGACGCCAGAGAACTTCATCGCCGTCGCCGAGGCGACCATCGGTCTCATCCTGATGCTGCTCAAGCGCGTCAAGCACAACGAGGCCAAGCTCCGCCGCGGGGAGTTGGCGCAGCGCCAGGACCGCGGCGAGTTCCTCTTCGGCAAGACGGTCGGCCTCGTCGGCCTCGGCCGCGTGGGCTCGCACGTGGCGCGGCGGCTCCGTAACTGGGATGTGCGCCTCCTCGCAGCCGATCCATATGTGCCGGTGCCCCACGCCGAGGCCCTCGGTGCGACGCTGGTGGATCTCGCCACATTGCTGGGCGAGTCGGACATCGTCTCGCTCCACGCGTCCCTGACCGACGAAACGCGGGGACTCATCGGCGAGAAGGAGCTCCGGCGCATGAAGCCCGGAGCACTCCTCGTCAACACGGCCCGCGGCGAAATGGCCGATGAGGAAGCCGTAGCCCGGGCGCTCGGTGAGGGCTGGATCGCCGGCGCGGCCATCGACGCGTTCGTCAAGGAGCCGCTGGGCCCCGGGAACCCGCTCCGCGGGGTCGATCCCGAGCGTCTCATCCTGACCCCGCACAACGTCAGCCACAGCGAGGCGGGCCGGCGCGCCAATCTCCGCCTGGCATTCGAGCAGATCCTCGCCGCCGGTCGCGGCGAGGCGCCCGTCCACTGCGTCAACCCCGAGGCGATCCCTCGTTGGAGGATCAGGCGATGA
- a CDS encoding LLM class flavin-dependent oxidoreductase codes for MARGFALFAGTTPEIIRASAREAEALGYSSFWVNHPGSFDGLAALAHAAGETKRIELGIGVIPLHTRGPEAIVQGVRATALPLDRLLLGVGSPNPNSLSRVRDGVAALKSQLKTRVIVAALGPKMCRLAGEIADGVLFNWLTAEHARVSAGWVRDGAQAAGRKPPTLFAYVRIALGAKACDKLAEEGGRYAAIPAYGAHFERMGVKPVDTCIAAQKADEIPKALGKWLGVVDDVVLRAITGDDTIEENLALLRAAKPA; via the coding sequence ATGGCACGCGGCTTCGCCCTGTTCGCCGGCACCACTCCCGAGATCATCCGCGCCTCGGCGCGGGAAGCCGAAGCGCTCGGGTACAGCTCCTTCTGGGTCAATCACCCAGGCTCGTTCGACGGCCTCGCCGCGCTCGCACATGCGGCGGGCGAGACGAAGCGCATCGAGCTCGGCATCGGCGTCATTCCGCTCCACACGCGGGGACCCGAGGCGATCGTCCAGGGTGTGCGGGCCACAGCGCTCCCGCTCGATCGCCTGCTCCTGGGCGTCGGCAGCCCGAACCCGAACTCGCTCTCCCGCGTGCGTGACGGCGTGGCGGCGTTGAAGTCCCAGCTCAAGACGCGCGTGATCGTGGCGGCGCTCGGCCCCAAGATGTGCCGCCTGGCGGGGGAGATCGCCGACGGCGTGCTCTTCAACTGGCTGACTGCCGAGCATGCGCGCGTCTCGGCCGGCTGGGTGCGCGACGGCGCCCAGGCGGCGGGACGGAAGCCCCCCACCCTCTTCGCCTACGTCCGCATCGCCCTCGGCGCGAAGGCCTGCGACAAGCTCGCGGAGGAAGGCGGCCGCTACGCTGCGATCCCGGCCTACGGCGCCCACTTCGAGCGCATGGGCGTCAAGCCCGTCGACACGTGCATCGCCGCGCAGAAGGCGGACGAGATCCCGAAAGCGCTCGGGAAGTGGCTGGGTGTAGTCGACGACGTCGTGCTCCGCGCGATCACGGGCGACGACACGATCGAGGAGAACCTGGCGCTGCTCCGCGCCGCCAAACCGGCGTAG